The [Eubacterium] eligens ATCC 27750 genome segment AGAAATATATGAGATACAATGAATTAACATTTCAGGGAAGAAATGCTGTATTAGAGGCATTCCGCTCTGGTAAAACTATTGATAAGCTTTTTATTCTTGACGGCTGTCAGGATGGACCAATAAAGAGTATTGTCAGAGAAGCAAAGAAAACAGATGCAATTATCAATTATGTTGATAAGGAAAGACTCGACAGACTTGCAGGAACAGGACATCATCAGGGTGTTGTTGCCATTGGTGCAGCTTATGAATATGCAGAGGTTGATGATATACTTGCATCAGCTAAGGAAAAGGGAGAAGATCCATTTATATTCATTCTTGATGAGATAGAGGATCCTCACAATCTTGGTGCTATTATAAGAACTGCCAACCTTGCAGGTGCACATGGAGTTATTATTCCTAAGAGAAGAGCTGTCGGACTTACAGCAACTGTAGCCAAGACATCAGCAGGCGCGATTAATTACACACCTGTAGCCAAGGTTACTAATATTTCACAGACAATCGAGGAACTTAAGAAGCAGGGACTCTGGTTTGTATGCGCTGATATGGGCGGGGAGACAATGTATAATCTTAATCTCAAAGGACCTATCGGCCTTGTTATAGGTAATGAGGGCAATGGAGTAAGCCGTCTTGTTAAGGATAAATGTGATTTCATCGCATCAATTCCTATGAAGGGTGATATTGATTCCTTGAATGCCTCAGTTGCAGCAGGTGTTCTTGCATACGAAATAGTCCGTCAGAGACTTAATTAGGGAGTTTTTTATGAAGCATATGGAAGAGTATCCTGATGAAGAGCTTATTGATATGTACAGGGCAGGTAATGAGCAGGCAATTGAGTACATATTTGAGAGATATAAGTATATAGTGCGAAAGAAAGCAAAGGCTATGTTTCTTGCCGGAGGAGACAGTGATGATTTAATCCAGGAGGGGATGATAGGCCTTTATAAGGCTGTCCGTGACTATGATAAGCAAAA includes the following:
- the rlmB gene encoding 23S rRNA (guanosine(2251)-2'-O)-methyltransferase RlmB, translated to MRYNELTFQGRNAVLEAFRSGKTIDKLFILDGCQDGPIKSIVREAKKTDAIINYVDKERLDRLAGTGHHQGVVAIGAAYEYAEVDDILASAKEKGEDPFIFILDEIEDPHNLGAIIRTANLAGAHGVIIPKRRAVGLTATVAKTSAGAINYTPVAKVTNISQTIEELKKQGLWFVCADMGGETMYNLNLKGPIGLVIGNEGNGVSRLVKDKCDFIASIPMKGDIDSLNASVAAGVLAYEIVRQRLN